Proteins from a genomic interval of Mycolicibacterium grossiae:
- the eccCa gene encoding type VII secretion protein EccCa produces MRAASKQSMELIRPGRLPGPPIDEGDVVLDAPPELPRATPTSPLARVLPVVMLVAALGMAALFLTSGQASRGPLALLLPVMMGVSALGSVAYGMRGTRRVAELQESRATYLRYVDAVDDAVARTAERQRVREHWEHPDPRTLWSVVGGRRTWERRAADPDFCHVRIGLGHRPLSTTLVPTPRPDGDPLTAAAVERLTAERATVAELPVTVDLRAHGRLTSSRDLARALLCQLAVFHHPADVRIRGPLTPEWDWLKWLPHQRDAGARQTAAAHTVVVIDGGPVPDDADDVTVLAIADHDDPWPAVVSLDALSRPAALACARRLAALDPYGAARLATAPRWADLVGVGDPARLDPVLAWRPRLGRSRLRVPIGVTDDGRPVDLDLKEAAHGGMGPHGLCIGATGSGKSELLRTLALGLVATHSPDALNLALIDFKGGATFHGFEGLRHVAAVITNLADEAHLVTRMRDALSGEMTRRQELLRTSGAFAGIADYDRARAAGVALPPLPVLLIVVDEFSELLTQQPDLAELFVAIGRLGRSLGMHLLLASQRLDEGRLRGLESHLSYRIALKTFSAAESRAVLGSTDAHTLPHRPGLAYLKTADGDLTRFRAAYVSDGVEVDDGASARSARPTLFTAAPPADGEAVRRSADTVLATVLSRLAGRGRPAHRVWSPPLDAAPPLGTLLDDAGLPDLVVPIGLLDKPFEQRRDVLIADLRGAGGNVAVVGGPRSGKTTAVLTLLLALAARHAARDVRIYALDFGDGALGATAALPHVGAVAGRSRPALARRIVGYVEQLVRQRQTDGGDDGGHVLLVVDGWAAARRDVDGLEEAVTALAGHGLAVGVHVVLTTARWADLRPALKDQLATRIELRLGDPAESELHRIAARTLADRPAGHGITRAGHEFVVATPQLGDGDEVDRAFAAVAERSVREHGPWRAPRVRLLPTRVDYVDVSGAPAGAVPFGIGDAELLPVALDVSRHPHLLVLGDGGCGRSAVLRTVLRGVGGGRLLVVDPRRTHLGLVDGPDVAYATSAAVARDHVDALAALLRTRLPGPEVSQRQLRDRSWWSGPEAWVVVDDYDLLADAATGNPLSGLTELLPHAVDVGLHVILARRAGGAARAMFDPVLSRLRDLGAAGFAMSARPDEGPLFGSVRPAAQPPGRGTLVRPGHPDQLVQVAWTDPP; encoded by the coding sequence GTGCGCGCTGCGTCCAAGCAGTCGATGGAACTCATACGTCCCGGCCGCCTGCCGGGCCCGCCGATCGACGAGGGCGACGTCGTGCTCGACGCGCCACCGGAGTTGCCGCGCGCGACGCCCACCAGCCCGCTGGCCCGCGTGCTGCCCGTGGTGATGCTGGTCGCGGCGCTCGGCATGGCGGCGCTGTTCCTCACCTCGGGGCAGGCCTCGCGCGGACCGCTGGCGCTGCTGCTCCCGGTGATGATGGGCGTCTCGGCGCTGGGATCGGTGGCCTACGGCATGCGCGGCACGCGGCGGGTCGCCGAACTGCAGGAGTCGCGCGCGACCTACCTGCGCTACGTCGACGCGGTCGACGACGCTGTCGCGAGAACCGCCGAGCGGCAACGGGTTCGGGAACACTGGGAACACCCCGACCCGCGGACGCTGTGGTCCGTGGTGGGTGGCCGACGGACCTGGGAGCGCCGGGCTGCCGACCCGGACTTCTGCCACGTCCGCATCGGCCTGGGTCACCGGCCGCTGAGCACCACGCTGGTGCCGACGCCGCGGCCCGACGGCGACCCGCTGACCGCCGCCGCCGTCGAGCGGCTCACCGCCGAGCGGGCGACCGTCGCAGAGCTGCCGGTGACGGTCGACCTGCGCGCGCACGGCCGGCTGACGTCGTCGCGGGATCTCGCGCGGGCGCTGCTGTGCCAGCTGGCGGTCTTCCACCATCCCGCCGACGTCCGGATCCGCGGACCGCTGACGCCGGAATGGGACTGGCTCAAGTGGCTGCCCCACCAGCGCGACGCGGGCGCCCGCCAGACCGCCGCCGCCCACACCGTCGTCGTGATCGACGGCGGTCCCGTGCCCGACGACGCCGACGACGTCACGGTGCTGGCCATCGCGGACCACGACGACCCGTGGCCGGCGGTCGTCAGCCTCGACGCGCTGTCGCGCCCGGCGGCGCTCGCGTGCGCGCGTCGACTGGCGGCGCTCGATCCGTACGGTGCCGCGCGGCTCGCAACGGCGCCGCGCTGGGCCGACCTGGTCGGCGTCGGCGATCCCGCGCGCCTCGACCCGGTGCTCGCCTGGCGGCCCCGGCTGGGCCGGTCACGGCTGCGCGTCCCGATCGGCGTCACCGACGACGGTCGGCCCGTGGACCTGGATCTCAAGGAGGCGGCGCACGGCGGGATGGGGCCGCACGGGCTGTGCATCGGCGCGACGGGCTCGGGCAAGTCCGAATTGCTCCGCACGCTGGCGCTCGGCCTGGTGGCCACCCATTCGCCGGATGCGCTGAACCTCGCGCTGATCGACTTCAAGGGCGGCGCAACGTTTCACGGCTTCGAGGGGCTGCGGCACGTCGCCGCGGTCATCACCAACCTCGCCGACGAGGCCCACCTCGTCACCCGGATGCGCGACGCGCTGTCCGGCGAGATGACCCGCCGCCAGGAACTGCTGCGCACGTCGGGCGCGTTCGCCGGCATCGCCGACTACGACCGGGCCCGCGCCGCCGGGGTGGCCCTGCCGCCGCTGCCGGTCCTGCTCATCGTGGTCGACGAGTTCTCCGAGTTGCTGACCCAGCAGCCCGACCTCGCCGAACTGTTCGTGGCGATCGGCCGGCTGGGACGCTCGCTCGGCATGCACCTGCTGCTGGCCAGCCAGCGCCTCGACGAGGGCCGACTGCGCGGGCTGGAGTCGCACCTGTCGTACCGGATCGCGCTGAAGACGTTCTCGGCCGCCGAATCACGCGCGGTGCTCGGCAGCACCGACGCCCACACCCTGCCGCACCGGCCCGGCCTGGCCTACCTCAAGACCGCCGACGGCGATCTCACCCGGTTCCGCGCCGCCTACGTCTCCGACGGCGTCGAGGTCGACGACGGCGCCTCAGCCCGATCAGCCCGGCCCACGCTGTTCACCGCGGCTCCGCCTGCCGACGGAGAAGCGGTCCGACGCAGCGCCGACACCGTCCTCGCCACCGTGCTGAGCCGCCTCGCCGGACGGGGGCGGCCCGCGCACCGGGTGTGGTCGCCGCCGCTCGACGCCGCACCACCGCTCGGGACGCTGCTCGACGATGCCGGCCTGCCCGACCTCGTCGTGCCGATCGGTCTGCTGGACAAGCCCTTCGAGCAACGCCGCGACGTCCTGATCGCCGATCTGCGTGGCGCGGGCGGCAACGTGGCGGTCGTCGGCGGACCGCGCTCGGGCAAGACCACCGCCGTGCTGACACTGCTGCTCGCGCTCGCCGCGCGGCACGCCGCCCGCGACGTGCGCATCTACGCGCTGGACTTCGGGGACGGCGCGCTCGGCGCGACGGCCGCGCTGCCGCACGTGGGCGCCGTCGCCGGCCGGTCTCGACCGGCGCTGGCACGCCGCATCGTCGGATACGTCGAACAGCTGGTGCGGCAGCGGCAGACCGATGGGGGCGACGACGGCGGCCACGTCCTGCTGGTGGTGGACGGCTGGGCCGCTGCACGGCGCGACGTCGACGGGCTCGAGGAGGCCGTCACGGCGCTCGCCGGGCACGGCCTCGCCGTCGGCGTGCACGTCGTCCTCACCACCGCGCGATGGGCGGACCTGCGTCCCGCGCTCAAGGACCAGCTCGCCACCCGCATCGAGCTACGCCTCGGTGACCCCGCCGAATCGGAGTTGCACCGGATCGCCGCACGCACGCTCGCCGACCGGCCTGCCGGCCACGGCATCACCCGCGCCGGGCACGAATTCGTCGTCGCGACACCGCAGCTGGGGGACGGGGACGAGGTCGACCGTGCCTTCGCCGCGGTGGCGGAACGCTCGGTGCGCGAGCACGGCCCGTGGCGCGCGCCCCGCGTCCGGCTACTGCCCACCCGCGTCGACTACGTCGACGTGAGCGGCGCCCCCGCCGGCGCCGTCCCGTTCGGCATCGGCGACGCCGAGCTGTTACCCGTGGCCCTCGACGTCTCGCGGCACCCGCACCTGCTGGTCCTCGGCGACGGCGGGTGCGGTCGCAGCGCGGTGTTGCGCACGGTGCTGCGCGGCGTCGGAGGAGGGCGCCTCCTCGTCGTCGATCCGCGCCGCACGCACCTCGGCCTCGTCGACGGCCCCGACGTCGCGTACGCCACCTCGGCCGCCGTCGCCCGCGACCACGTCGACGCGCTGGCCGCACTGCTGCGAACCCGGCTGCCCGGGCCGGAGGTCAGCCAGCGGCAGCTGCGCGACAGGTCCTGGTGGAGCGGTCCCGAGGCGTGGGTGGTCGTCGACGACTACGACCTGCTGGCCGACGCGGCCACCGGCAATCCGCTGTCCGGCCTGACCGAGCTGCTGCCGCACGCCGTGGACGTCGGGCTGCACGTGATCCTCGCGCGCCGTGCCGGCGGCGCGGCCCGCGCGATGTTCGACCCGGTGCTGTCGCGGCTGCGCGACCTCGGTGCCGCGGGCTTCGCGATGAGCGCCCGGCCGGACGAGGGCCCGCTGTTCGGCTCCGTGCGTCCCGCCGCTCAGCCGCCCGGGCGGGGCACCCTGGTGCGGCCGGGACATCCCGATCAGCTGGTGCAGGTGGCGTGGACGGATCCGCCATGA
- a CDS encoding type VII secretion-associated protein translates to MTREHTARVAVTGDAVTVRRGDAPHDTVPRTDTPSADIETVLHLVGDAMRVAIDDPSGDLVDELTNRLRRRCVDVHRVGSQESEPEQPRRRKCLAPTGIGVASVAVMALVGAVTSVGDAPAAPRTWLVEGRITVEVPAGWRTERITGGPGAARVQVTSPTDPAVALHVTQSPIPAGQPLPVAADVVRAALDEQPDGVFSDFQPATTVAERPAIVYRESRPDRRIDWTLVLTTRTRIAIGCQGAGEDCVHAVRTAREVVP, encoded by the coding sequence ATGACACGCGAGCACACGGCGCGGGTGGCGGTGACGGGGGACGCGGTGACGGTGCGGCGCGGGGACGCACCGCACGACACCGTGCCGCGGACCGACACGCCGTCCGCGGACATCGAGACCGTGCTGCACCTCGTCGGCGACGCGATGCGCGTCGCGATCGACGACCCGTCCGGCGACCTCGTCGACGAGCTGACGAACCGGCTGCGGCGGCGGTGCGTCGACGTGCACCGGGTGGGTTCACAGGAATCGGAGCCGGAGCAGCCGCGGCGTCGGAAGTGCTTGGCGCCGACGGGCATCGGCGTCGCGTCGGTCGCCGTGATGGCTCTGGTCGGCGCGGTGACCTCGGTGGGCGACGCGCCCGCCGCGCCGCGCACCTGGCTGGTGGAGGGCAGGATCACCGTCGAGGTGCCGGCCGGGTGGCGGACCGAACGCATCACCGGCGGCCCGGGCGCGGCGCGGGTCCAGGTCACGTCGCCGACCGACCCGGCCGTCGCCCTGCACGTCACGCAGTCGCCGATCCCGGCCGGGCAGCCGCTGCCCGTGGCGGCCGACGTCGTCCGCGCCGCGCTCGACGAGCAACCAGACGGCGTCTTCAGCGACTTCCAGCCGGCGACCACGGTCGCGGAGCGCCCGGCGATCGTCTACCGCGAGAGCCGGCCGGACCGGCGCATCGACTGGACGCTGGTGCTGACCACCCGCACCCGCATCGCCATCGGCTGCCAGGGAGCCGGCGAGGACTGTGTGCACGCCGTGCGCACCGCGCGCGAGGTCGTCCCATGA
- a CDS encoding WXG100 family type VII secretion target produces MTTPHGAALTTDLDLMTAVAHRIDARNDEVRGMLASFIGQMTAVPSSVWGGVAAARFVEVVDRWNAESLTLHSALARIAETMRGNERTLRAAGEAHAHTIAASAASL; encoded by the coding sequence ATGACCACCCCGCACGGTGCAGCACTGACCACCGATCTCGACCTGATGACCGCCGTCGCCCACCGCATCGATGCCCGCAACGACGAGGTGCGCGGCATGCTCGCGTCCTTCATCGGCCAGATGACGGCCGTGCCGTCCTCGGTCTGGGGTGGCGTGGCCGCCGCCCGTTTCGTCGAGGTGGTCGACCGGTGGAACGCCGAGTCGCTCACCCTGCACTCGGCGCTCGCCCGCATCGCCGAGACCATGCGCGGCAACGAGCGCACGCTACGCGCGGCCGGCGAGGCGCACGCGCACACCATCGCCGCGTCCGCGGCATCCCTGTAA
- a CDS encoding CGNR zinc finger domain-containing protein, with protein MLFTHDTELTLRAACVLINSDRVDGEQLGDMAALDAYLDGFGWTGRRDSDDAELESVHALRRRLGKVWDVADDEERAVGQVNALLSDTRAMPWLTRHPEMPDWHLHLASIHDPLWQRMGAEMAMALADLIRGGDLRRLKICAAPDCDAVLVDLSRNRSRRFCDTGNCGNRQHVAAYRERQRDGEKDS; from the coding sequence ATGCTTTTCACTCATGACACGGAACTCACGTTGCGTGCCGCCTGTGTGCTGATCAACAGCGACCGGGTCGACGGCGAGCAGCTCGGGGACATGGCGGCACTCGACGCCTACCTCGACGGTTTCGGCTGGACCGGCCGTCGTGACTCCGACGACGCCGAACTCGAGTCCGTGCACGCGCTGCGTCGCCGCCTCGGCAAGGTCTGGGACGTCGCCGACGACGAGGAGCGCGCCGTCGGTCAGGTCAATGCCCTGCTGAGCGACACCCGGGCGATGCCCTGGCTGACCCGCCATCCCGAGATGCCGGACTGGCACCTGCACCTGGCGTCGATCCACGACCCGCTGTGGCAGCGGATGGGCGCCGAGATGGCGATGGCACTCGCCGACCTCATCCGCGGCGGCGATCTGCGCCGGCTCAAGATCTGCGCGGCTCCGGACTGCGACGCGGTGCTGGTCGACCTGTCCCGCAACCGGTCCCGCAGGTTCTGCGATACCGGCAACTGCGGCAACCGCCAGCACGTCGCCGCGTACCGGGAGCGGCAGCGCGACGGCGAGAAGGACTCCTAG
- the mycP gene encoding type VII secretion-associated serine protease mycosin gives MTARLAALAGVVLLVAAPVPPASATVPPVVDGAALPAPGPPSPPGRTEQVDACRSGGTAEPGRPQLPRAERDALWQLSRGAGQTVAVIDTGVARHRLLPRLRPGGDFVSTGDGTSDCDGHGTVVAGIIGAAPDGEAFAGIAPDADILAIRQSSRMFRQVGDTGTGVGDVLTLARAVRAAADAGATVINVSTAACAPAGDGLADGALGAALAYAVDVKNAVVVAAAGNTGGVDGCDGRNPVTGPPDWAGVEVVVSPAWYDDYVLTVGSEDRDGRPSDFTLAGPWVDVAAVGREVLSLAPDGDALTGVTPGGSAPLSGTSYAAPVVSAVAALIRSRAPHLTARQVMQRLEDTAVRPPAGWDPRVGHGVVDPLAAVSGAAPSPPPAAAVAVLVPTAPGAPATRSRTVAFGGVAACLAVAAAAARWSRRRGRASDGGPVDAEFGSAR, from the coding sequence GTGACCGCGCGCCTGGCCGCGCTGGCGGGAGTGGTGCTGCTCGTCGCCGCACCGGTGCCGCCGGCGTCGGCGACCGTGCCGCCGGTGGTCGACGGCGCGGCGCTGCCCGCGCCGGGTCCGCCCTCGCCGCCTGGCCGCACCGAACAGGTCGACGCCTGCCGCTCCGGCGGCACCGCGGAGCCGGGACGCCCGCAGCTGCCCCGCGCCGAACGCGACGCGCTGTGGCAGTTGTCGCGTGGCGCCGGTCAGACGGTCGCGGTCATCGACACCGGCGTCGCGCGGCATCGCCTGCTGCCCCGGTTACGGCCCGGCGGCGACTTCGTGTCGACTGGAGACGGCACCTCGGACTGCGACGGCCACGGGACGGTGGTGGCCGGAATCATCGGCGCGGCGCCCGACGGCGAGGCTTTCGCCGGCATCGCGCCGGACGCCGACATCCTGGCGATCCGGCAGTCCAGCAGGATGTTTCGTCAGGTCGGTGACACCGGCACGGGCGTCGGCGACGTCCTGACCCTCGCCCGTGCGGTGCGTGCCGCGGCGGATGCGGGCGCCACGGTGATCAACGTCTCGACGGCGGCCTGCGCCCCCGCGGGCGACGGCCTCGCCGACGGGGCGCTGGGCGCGGCGCTGGCCTACGCCGTCGACGTCAAGAACGCCGTCGTGGTGGCGGCGGCGGGCAACACCGGCGGTGTCGACGGCTGCGACGGACGCAATCCGGTCACCGGCCCTCCGGACTGGGCCGGCGTCGAGGTGGTCGTCAGCCCGGCCTGGTACGACGACTACGTGCTCACCGTCGGCTCGGAGGACCGTGATGGGCGGCCGTCGGACTTCACACTCGCCGGGCCGTGGGTGGACGTGGCGGCGGTCGGACGCGAGGTGCTGTCGCTCGCGCCCGACGGCGACGCGCTGACCGGCGTGACGCCCGGCGGGTCGGCACCGCTGTCGGGCACCAGCTATGCCGCGCCCGTGGTGTCCGCGGTCGCGGCGCTGATCCGTTCGCGCGCACCGCACCTCACGGCACGGCAGGTGATGCAGCGGCTCGAGGACACCGCCGTGCGGCCGCCTGCCGGCTGGGACCCGCGCGTCGGCCACGGCGTCGTCGACCCGCTGGCCGCCGTCAGCGGTGCGGCGCCGTCCCCGCCGCCGGCCGCCGCGGTGGCCGTGCTGGTGCCGACCGCACCCGGGGCGCCGGCGACGCGGTCGCGGACCGTGGCGTTCGGCGGCGTGGCGGCGTGCCTGGCCGTGGCCGCGGCGGCCGCGCGATGGTCACGGCGCCGCGGCCGCGCCAGCGACGGCGGCCCGGTCGACGCCGAGTTCGGGTCCGCGCGGTAG
- a CDS encoding cutinase family protein, translated as MTVRRTTLRLAAALSVLVSAAAILTASPANAEPPCSDIEVIFGRGTSEPPGIGRVGQALVDALIPQVGGRTVSSYGLNYPASYDFLTAADGANDASARIATLAATCPNTRVVLGGYSQGAAAIDMLAGVPPLGNRIGDVGSAPPLPTNLDAMVSAVAVFGNPSAKFSLPLNSAGVFAGRSIDLCSDGDPICSRGRNPFAHTHYETSEFIPQAAAFVARLV; from the coding sequence GTGACCGTGCGTAGAACGACGTTGCGTCTGGCCGCGGCCCTGTCCGTGCTCGTCTCGGCAGCCGCCATCCTCACCGCCTCCCCCGCCAACGCCGAACCGCCGTGCTCGGACATCGAGGTCATCTTCGGCCGCGGCACCAGTGAGCCGCCCGGCATCGGCCGCGTCGGTCAGGCGCTCGTCGATGCTTTGATCCCACAGGTGGGCGGCAGGACCGTCTCGTCCTACGGGCTCAACTACCCCGCGAGTTACGACTTCCTCACCGCCGCCGACGGCGCCAACGACGCCAGCGCCCGCATCGCCACACTGGCCGCCACCTGCCCGAACACCCGCGTGGTGCTAGGCGGGTACTCCCAGGGCGCCGCCGCGATCGACATGCTGGCCGGCGTGCCGCCGCTCGGCAACCGCATCGGGGACGTCGGTTCGGCGCCGCCACTGCCGACGAACCTCGACGCGATGGTGTCCGCGGTCGCGGTGTTCGGCAACCCGTCGGCGAAGTTCAGCCTGCCGCTGAACAGCGCCGGGGTGTTCGCCGGCCGGTCCATCGATCTGTGCAGCGACGGCGACCCGATCTGCTCGCGCGGCCGCAATCCGTTTGCGCACACCCACTACGAGACCTCGGAGTTCATTCCGCAGGCCGCCGCATTCGTAGCAAGGCTCGTTTAG
- a CDS encoding EamA family transporter translates to MTAQLDHTPATDHFRSGLLFAIGSALAFGMSGPLAKSLMEAGWTPTAAVTARLAAGALAMAVFATVVRPGWVREACRHAKTVIAYGFAPIAGAQLCYYNAVSHLSVGVALLLEYTSPLLVVGWLWATTRRRPGNLVLGGVGLAIVGIMAVLDVFAGAHVNLVGVAWGLGAAVCAACYFLMSDKVSTDDGDGLDPVTLAAAGLVVGAVTVGTLGVTGIMPLTFTANDAVIAGWTTSWIVPVVLLALIPTAIAYTLGIMGIARLRPRFASLVGLAEVLFAVLAAWALLGEAMTPMQAIGGFVVLAGLALARLGDRTEKVAQASFPETPVDPPHVEQSIRRS, encoded by the coding sequence ATGACCGCGCAACTCGACCACACGCCGGCGACGGACCACTTCCGTTCCGGACTGCTGTTCGCGATCGGCTCGGCCCTGGCGTTCGGCATGTCGGGACCGTTGGCCAAGTCGCTCATGGAGGCCGGCTGGACGCCGACCGCCGCCGTCACGGCCCGCCTCGCGGCCGGCGCCCTGGCGATGGCCGTGTTCGCGACCGTCGTGCGGCCGGGATGGGTGCGCGAGGCGTGCCGCCACGCCAAGACCGTGATCGCCTACGGCTTCGCCCCGATCGCCGGCGCACAGCTCTGCTACTACAACGCGGTATCGCACCTGTCGGTCGGTGTGGCGCTGCTGCTCGAGTACACCTCGCCGCTGCTGGTCGTCGGCTGGCTCTGGGCCACCACGCGCCGCCGGCCGGGCAACCTGGTGCTGGGCGGCGTCGGTCTCGCGATCGTCGGCATCATGGCCGTCCTCGACGTCTTCGCCGGCGCGCACGTCAACCTCGTCGGCGTGGCATGGGGTCTGGGCGCCGCGGTCTGCGCCGCCTGCTACTTCCTGATGTCGGACAAGGTCAGCACCGACGACGGCGACGGGCTCGACCCGGTCACGCTGGCCGCCGCCGGCCTGGTTGTGGGCGCCGTGACCGTCGGCACGCTGGGGGTCACCGGCATCATGCCGCTGACGTTCACCGCCAACGACGCGGTGATCGCCGGTTGGACGACGTCGTGGATCGTGCCGGTGGTGCTGCTGGCGCTCATCCCGACCGCCATCGCCTACACGCTCGGCATCATGGGCATCGCCCGGCTGCGTCCGCGCTTCGCCTCGCTCGTCGGGCTGGCCGAGGTGCTCTTCGCCGTCCTCGCCGCGTGGGCACTGCTCGGCGAGGCGATGACGCCAATGCAGGCGATCGGCGGCTTCGTGGTGCTCGCCGGCCTCGCTCTCGCCCGGCTGGGCGACCGTACGGAGAAGGTCGCCCAAGCCTCGTTTCCCGAGACGCCCGTCGACCCTCCGCACGTCGAGCAAAGCATTCGGCGGAGTTGA
- the eccD gene encoding type VII secretion integral membrane protein EccD codes for MSIHVDDGDATTVDVALPSGVAVAELLPTVVDLAGRAPTAHGVRWRLADLAGAPVDDTATLRDNDVRDGDILVLAVDVPAPVLPRSWDPPRTVAATAPDVARPPSGWGGTATMVVAAVAVVVAGMPAQGRWVALLAAAFAACAVTARAVAQGGVPSGCAAAALGAASGALAVPAGPAPPNVLLGATVAAVLAVLLIRRHGARAAWVAVAACASPVAVAAGVVTAWPQPTATLGAVLAVTALMTLGAAARLAAAITGLHPGRMGADVGRAAIRAHGVLDGLVAGSAVAVTAGGVTVALATHGTGSAAAAVAFVAVLAVAVGLRRRVHADHGRRTALVVAAYCCATTALAGAVAGWPDDAAYVAAAALVVAVALASVGGTAGAVGHRALDVVEWGALATVLPTACWVCGVYAAARGWHPS; via the coding sequence TTGTCGATTCACGTCGACGACGGGGACGCCACCACGGTGGACGTCGCGCTGCCCTCCGGCGTCGCCGTCGCCGAGCTGTTGCCGACCGTGGTCGACCTCGCGGGTCGGGCACCCACCGCACACGGCGTGCGGTGGCGCCTGGCCGACCTGGCCGGCGCGCCCGTCGACGACACGGCGACGCTGCGGGACAACGACGTCCGCGACGGTGACATCCTGGTGCTCGCCGTCGACGTGCCGGCTCCGGTGTTGCCGCGCAGCTGGGATCCGCCGCGTACGGTGGCTGCGACGGCGCCGGACGTCGCGCGCCCGCCGTCGGGCTGGGGCGGCACGGCCACGATGGTCGTCGCCGCGGTGGCGGTGGTCGTCGCCGGGATGCCCGCGCAGGGTCGCTGGGTGGCGCTGCTCGCCGCCGCGTTCGCGGCGTGCGCGGTGACCGCGAGGGCCGTTGCGCAGGGCGGTGTTCCGTCGGGCTGCGCGGCGGCAGCACTCGGTGCCGCGAGCGGTGCGCTCGCCGTGCCCGCGGGCCCGGCACCGCCCAACGTCCTGTTGGGCGCCACGGTGGCGGCGGTGCTGGCCGTGCTGCTCATCCGGCGCCACGGAGCGCGCGCCGCGTGGGTGGCGGTAGCGGCATGCGCGTCTCCGGTGGCGGTCGCCGCGGGGGTCGTCACGGCGTGGCCGCAGCCCACCGCCACGCTCGGCGCCGTGCTGGCGGTGACGGCGCTAATGACGCTGGGCGCGGCGGCGCGACTGGCCGCCGCGATCACCGGGTTGCACCCGGGACGGATGGGGGCGGACGTGGGCCGCGCCGCGATCCGCGCGCACGGCGTGCTCGACGGCTTGGTCGCGGGCAGCGCCGTGGCCGTGACCGCCGGCGGGGTGACGGTCGCGCTCGCGACGCACGGGACCGGCTCGGCGGCGGCCGCCGTGGCGTTCGTCGCCGTCCTCGCCGTCGCCGTGGGTTTGCGACGGCGCGTGCACGCCGACCACGGGCGTCGCACTGCGTTGGTCGTGGCTGCATACTGCTGCGCGACAACGGCTCTCGCCGGCGCGGTGGCCGGTTGGCCGGACGACGCTGCTTACGTCGCCGCCGCCGCGCTCGTCGTCGCGGTGGCGCTGGCATCGGTCGGGGGCACCGCGGGAGCGGTCGGCCACCGTGCGCTCGACGTCGTCGAGTGGGGCGCGTTGGCCACGGTCCTGCCGACGGCGTGCTGGGTGTGCGGCGTGTACGCCGCAGCGCGGGGTTGGCATCCGTCGTGA
- the eccB gene encoding type VII secretion protein EccB produces MAHEATWVRVSAQRFAARRMEHALVRRDVGLYDDPMRAHTQALLCGGLLGAVVVVVCVVLSFVAPRGDLGASPIVLVRESGALYVRVGDVWHPAPNLASARLIARTPADPTVVGQEALDRVRRGPRLGIPDAPASLGEPATWPEWTVCDGAETTVLAGVDATSGFDPARTVLVTPRGEAIAETFLLRAGHRSRVDLREPAVVRALRLDGVTPVPVSRALLDTVPETAPISVPRIAGAGSAGPLGVRVGSVVQVAGLGGTDLYVVLRDGVQRIGVVAADVIRFAYAASTSAIPSVAPDAIAATAVVDRLALDSLPDHATDVVGQRDSVTVCARWRADGPATTVLVGAGLDADTTPLAQADGAGPRVDRVALPPGRHAYVTATRILGGDDAGPRYLVTDTGTIHGVGGDDAARALGLAETPTAAPWPVLAWLPRGPELGVDRAAVAGAAAAP; encoded by the coding sequence ATGGCTCACGAGGCGACCTGGGTTCGGGTCAGCGCACAGCGGTTCGCCGCGCGCCGCATGGAGCACGCCCTGGTGCGCCGCGACGTCGGACTGTACGACGACCCGATGCGCGCCCACACCCAGGCGCTGCTGTGTGGCGGTCTGCTCGGCGCCGTCGTGGTCGTCGTCTGCGTGGTGCTCTCGTTCGTCGCGCCGCGGGGTGACCTCGGGGCCTCGCCCATCGTGCTCGTCCGCGAGTCCGGGGCGCTGTACGTGCGGGTCGGCGACGTCTGGCATCCCGCCCCCAACCTCGCGTCGGCGCGGCTGATCGCCCGTACTCCGGCCGATCCGACGGTGGTGGGCCAGGAGGCACTCGACCGCGTACGGCGGGGACCGCGACTCGGCATCCCCGACGCCCCGGCGAGTCTGGGGGAGCCGGCGACCTGGCCGGAATGGACGGTGTGCGACGGCGCCGAGACGACGGTGCTGGCCGGCGTCGACGCCACGTCCGGCTTCGACCCGGCACGCACCGTGCTGGTCACACCCCGCGGTGAAGCGATCGCCGAGACGTTCCTCCTGCGTGCCGGACACCGGTCGCGGGTCGACCTGCGCGAGCCTGCGGTCGTCCGGGCCTTGCGTCTCGACGGCGTGACGCCGGTGCCGGTGTCGCGGGCGCTGCTGGACACCGTCCCGGAGACCGCCCCGATCAGCGTGCCGCGCATCGCCGGTGCGGGCAGCGCCGGTCCGCTCGGCGTGCGGGTGGGAAGCGTCGTGCAAGTCGCCGGCCTTGGCGGCACCGACCTCTACGTCGTGCTGCGCGACGGCGTGCAGCGCATCGGCGTCGTGGCCGCCGACGTCATCCGCTTCGCCTACGCGGCATCGACGAGCGCGATCCCGAGTGTCGCACCGGATGCGATCGCCGCGACCGCCGTCGTCGACCGGCTGGCACTGGACTCACTACCCGACCACGCCACCGACGTCGTGGGACAACGTGATTCGGTAACCGTCTGTGCGCGCTGGCGGGCCGACGGCCCGGCGACGACGGTTCTCGTCGGCGCCGGACTGGATGCCGACACCACGCCGCTCGCGCAGGCCGACGGGGCGGGCCCGCGCGTCGACCGGGTGGCCCTGCCGCCGGGGCGGCACGCCTACGTCACCGCGACGCGAATCCTCGGCGGCGACGACGCCGGCCCGCGCTACCTCGTCACCGACACCGGGACCATCCACGGCGTCGGCGGCGACGACGCCGCACGGGCACTGGGGCTGGCCGAGACGCCCACCGCCGCGCCGTGGCCCGTCCTCGCCTGGCTACCGCGCGGACCCGAACTCGGCGTCGACCGGGCCGCCGTCGCTGGCGCGGCCGCGGCGCCGTGA